In Pleurocapsa minor HA4230-MV1, the genomic window TATTGGTACGGTAGACTCGCGATCGCTAGATTCTCCATCAGTTTTAGGTAGTAAGGAGATCGCACTTAAAAAAGCTGCTGCCGACTCGGTGCAATCTTATGAATTATTAGAGCAGGCTAAAAGTTTTGTTAGTCAAGGTCAGCACGAGTTAGCTATTACCTGCTATCGTCGAGCAATTGAGCAACAGCCTGAGTTAATTGAAGCTTATCTGGCTTTTGGAGCGTTATTAGTCCAATTGGGTCGGGTAAAATCGGCAATTTCCTGCTATTTGTCAGCTTTAAAACGGCAACACCATCCGCAACTATATTTTGCTTTGGGTAATATTTATCAAGCAATACAAATGTGGTCACGGGCTGTTTTATGCTACCAAAGAACAATTCAATCCGATCCCCATCATGTTCAAGCCTGTCATGAATTAGGAGAAGTTTTTACTCAGCAACAGCAATGGTCAAATGCGGTTCAGGCTTATCGTCAGGCGATCGCCCTCAAGACTAAAAATTCCTGGTCATACAATAATTTAGGCTATGCTCTGATCCAGTTAGATAGATGCTCAGAAGCAATCCCTGCATATCGCCAGGCAATTAAACTTAATCCTGATTTTCCTTGGTCTTATTATAATCTGGCTGAAGCCCATAGCAAGTTAGGTCAGTGGCCAGAAGCGATCGCCTTTTATCAACAGGCAGCTAAACTACAAGCGGATTTACCCCAAGTGCAGCAAAAGCTAGGGGATGCTTTTTATCGTCGTAGTCAGCAAGATCGTCAACAGGCCTTAGATTGTTTTTTGCAAGCTATTGAACAAGATCCGCAAAATGCTGATGTCTATCATCAAGCTTTGGCGATCGATAATCGCAATGTGGATTTATATCTTAAGTTAGGCAATCTTCTAGCCGAGTCGGGTAAACCAGAGCAGGCGCTGGTCACCTATCAAATGGCGCTCCAGGTGCAGCCCAAGAATATTGATGTTTTGAGTAAAATTCAGCAATATCAAGGAGATTCTGCTCTATCTTTGGCAATTACGCCGATTGTTCCCGAGCCGATCGATTGTGTTGCCTTTGCTGCCGAATTACAAGAACTTTTGCCTCATAGTGAGACTCCAGAAGTATCGATCGTTATTCCTGTCTATAACCAGTTAGATTACACTCTAAGATGTCTTAAAGCGATCGCGGTTAACTTCGATCGATCTATTCCTGTGGAGATTATCCTGGTCAATGACTGTTCGAGCGATCGAACTGAGGAAATTTTATCGTTTCTGATGGCAGTTAATTTAATTAATCAACCAGCAAACCAAGGTTTTATTGATGCCTGCAATCAGGGTGCAGCAGTTGCTAAAGGTAAATATCTCTATTTTCTCAACAACGATACGCAGATCGAGCCGAACTGTATTGCTAGTCTAGTTCAAGTGTTGGCTCAAGATGAAACAGTTGGGGCAGTAGGTTCTAAATTAATTTATCCTCAAGGTACTCTTCAAGAAGCTGGGGGAATTGTTTGGCAAGATGCTTCAGCCTGGAACTATGGCAGACAAGAAAATCCTCATGCTCCCGAATATAATTATCTGCGTCCTGTGGACTATTGTTCGGGAGCGAGTTTGATGGTCAAAAAAGAGGTTTTTGAGCGCTTGGACGGCTTTGCTACGAATTTTGCCCCCGCCTACTATGAAGATACCGATCTGTGTTTCGCGATTCGTCATCAGTTAGGGATGAAGGTGATGTATCAACCTAAGTCGGAAGTAATTCACTATGAGGGGATTAGTTCGGGAACTTCGATTACTAACGGTATTAAGCAATATCAGGCAGTTAATGCCATTAAGTTTAAGCAGAAGTGGCAAGCTAATTTAAACCAGGATCATTATCTACCTAATTTGGGGAAAGCTAATGCCTCTGTGGCTGCGAGGAATCATTTTGGCGGTCAGACTATCTTGGTGATTGATAGCTATATGCCCAGCTACGATCGCGAATCTGGCTCCCGCAGATTATTTGAACTGTTAAAAATTTTCAAGGATTTAAACTATCATGTCATCTTTGCTGCGGATAACGGATTTAAGCAAGAACCTTACGTCTCTGTCTTACAGAATTTACAAATTGAGGTTTTATATACCCAGTCAGGCTATGGCAGAGGAATCGAGTCGCAAATTGAGTCCCGCCTAGATTTAATCGATCTAGCCTGGATTTGCCGTCCTGAACTAAATCAAAAATATGCTGCGCTCATCCGCCAGAAACCAGAAATCAAGCTAATCTACGATACGATCGATCTTCATTATCTTAGACTCAAAAGAGCTTGGGCGATCGACTCGAACCACTGTGCTAAAGAACAATGGGTGGAGATGCAGGCGCAAGAATTAAAAATGGCTCATCTAGCAGATCTAACCATTACGGTTACGGCAACGGAACAAAAGATCCTCGAAGCTCAAGGAGTCGAGCAAGTCGCCACGATCCCCAACATTCATCATGCTTATCAGGGCGATCTCCCCAATTTTGAACATCGTGAGGGAATTTTATTTATCGGTAGCTACAATCATTTACCCAATATCGATGCGGTGCAGTGGCTTTGTCAGGAAATTATGCCTCTAGTCTGGCAGATTCAACCTGAGATTAAAGTCACGCTACTTGGTAACAACCCTAGTGCTGAAGTCTTAGCTTTGGAGAGCGATCGCATTGCCGTCACGGGATATATTGATGATGTTAGCCCTTACTTTTTAAGCCACAAGCTATCTGTCTCTCCCCTCAGATATGGTGCAGGGATGAAAGGTAAAATCGGTCAGAGCTTGGAATATAGCTTGCCCGTAGTTTCTACGCAAATTGGCACCGAAGGAATGAACCTCGTTCCCGAACAAGATATTTTAGAAGCTAGTAATTCGCTCAACTTTGCTCAACAAATTTTACGTCTTTATACGGACAAATACCTTTGGAACTCAATTTCGAGCAATTCTCACCAGGCGATCGCGAATTATAGTCCTAAGCTAATTAAGCAGAAGTTACGTCAAGTTTTACAATTTCCTTCGACATAAGAGAAACTCTTGGATAAACTAGCGTTGATCGGTTGGTTTATCCGTGAAAACTATTAGATATATTTAATTAGTTCTTGTCATGAGCAAACCGTAACAATTAGCACTTGTACTTAAGCAAAAACCTCGAT contains:
- a CDS encoding tetratricopeptide repeat protein, which encodes MLQVDEAQACLEQAQKYWQSKQWQKTIQACAQALSLNQHSPQAHKLMGDALQQTEQIKEAISSYGQAIKLQPNFVEVYANLGTLYVHQQKYQLAINYYQQALKIDPNLTAVKKHLAKATLLLQQTQSSNQISPKANSIDSHLAQGRNLEQQGELKAALEQYLIAAKLKPQRVETYKEILKLCESLELWSEAAKYCRLILKLTNGTNNIDNIGTVDSRSLDSPSVLGSKEIALKKAAADSVQSYELLEQAKSFVSQGQHELAITCYRRAIEQQPELIEAYLAFGALLVQLGRVKSAISCYLSALKRQHHPQLYFALGNIYQAIQMWSRAVLCYQRTIQSDPHHVQACHELGEVFTQQQQWSNAVQAYRQAIALKTKNSWSYNNLGYALIQLDRCSEAIPAYRQAIKLNPDFPWSYYNLAEAHSKLGQWPEAIAFYQQAAKLQADLPQVQQKLGDAFYRRSQQDRQQALDCFLQAIEQDPQNADVYHQALAIDNRNVDLYLKLGNLLAESGKPEQALVTYQMALQVQPKNIDVLSKIQQYQGDSALSLAITPIVPEPIDCVAFAAELQELLPHSETPEVSIVIPVYNQLDYTLRCLKAIAVNFDRSIPVEIILVNDCSSDRTEEILSFLMAVNLINQPANQGFIDACNQGAAVAKGKYLYFLNNDTQIEPNCIASLVQVLAQDETVGAVGSKLIYPQGTLQEAGGIVWQDASAWNYGRQENPHAPEYNYLRPVDYCSGASLMVKKEVFERLDGFATNFAPAYYEDTDLCFAIRHQLGMKVMYQPKSEVIHYEGISSGTSITNGIKQYQAVNAIKFKQKWQANLNQDHYLPNLGKANASVAARNHFGGQTILVIDSYMPSYDRESGSRRLFELLKIFKDLNYHVIFAADNGFKQEPYVSVLQNLQIEVLYTQSGYGRGIESQIESRLDLIDLAWICRPELNQKYAALIRQKPEIKLIYDTIDLHYLRLKRAWAIDSNHCAKEQWVEMQAQELKMAHLADLTITVTATEQKILEAQGVEQVATIPNIHHAYQGDLPNFEHREGILFIGSYNHLPNIDAVQWLCQEIMPLVWQIQPEIKVTLLGNNPSAEVLALESDRIAVTGYIDDVSPYFLSHKLSVSPLRYGAGMKGKIGQSLEYSLPVVSTQIGTEGMNLVPEQDILEASNSLNFAQQILRLYTDKYLWNSISSNSHQAIANYSPKLIKQKLRQVLQFPST